One genomic segment of Rivularia sp. PCC 7116 includes these proteins:
- a CDS encoding carbohydrate ABC transporter permease, translating into METIRSREQKTALILLLPAMLLLLLVFGYPIARAFWLSLFTENLGTQLQPVFSGFDNYLRMAGDGRFWQSFLVTTIFTSASVISELILGLIIALVLNQQFFGRGLVRTTAILPWALPTALIGLAWAWIFNDQYGVANDILLRLGFIENGITWLGDPTLAMVAVIFADVWKTTPFISILLLAGLQSISSDLYEAHSIDGATPWQSFRQITLPLLIPQILIAVLFRFAQAFGIFDLISVMTGGGPGGATEVVSLYIYSTIMRYLDFGYGAALVVVTFALLIFAVFIASLLLRVSRTST; encoded by the coding sequence ATGGAAACAATTCGGAGTAGAGAACAAAAAACGGCTTTAATTTTATTACTACCAGCAATGCTGTTGCTGTTGTTGGTTTTTGGCTATCCTATCGCTCGTGCTTTTTGGTTGAGTTTGTTTACGGAAAATTTGGGAACGCAATTGCAACCTGTGTTTTCGGGTTTTGATAATTATCTCAGGATGGCAGGAGATGGGCGGTTTTGGCAAAGCTTTCTAGTCACAACTATATTTACTAGCGCCTCGGTAATTTCGGAATTGATATTAGGTTTAATAATCGCTTTGGTATTAAATCAACAGTTTTTTGGACGTGGTTTAGTACGAACAACCGCGATTTTGCCTTGGGCTTTACCTACTGCTTTAATTGGTTTGGCTTGGGCTTGGATTTTTAACGATCAATATGGTGTAGCAAACGATATCTTGCTGCGATTAGGCTTTATTGAAAACGGGATTACCTGGCTAGGAGATCCAACTTTAGCAATGGTTGCAGTTATTTTTGCTGATGTCTGGAAAACTACGCCTTTTATCAGTATTTTGCTGTTAGCTGGTTTGCAGTCAATATCTAGCGATTTGTATGAAGCGCATTCGATTGATGGAGCAACCCCCTGGCAAAGTTTCCGGCAAATAACACTGCCACTTTTGATACCACAAATTTTGATAGCCGTTTTATTTCGGTTTGCTCAAGCATTCGGAATCTTTGATTTGATTTCAGTAATGACAGGTGGTGGTCCCGGAGGAGCAACAGAAGTGGTATCGCTTTATATCTACTCCACTATCATGCGCTACTTAGACTTTGGTTACGGTGCAGCTTTGGTTGTAGTAACTTTTGCGTTGTTAATTTTCGCCGTTTTTATTGCAAGTTTACTACTGCGCGTATCTCGCACAAGTACTTAA
- a CDS encoding ABC transporter substrate-binding protein, giving the protein MLDLEAINQFRKVLQKLRFRVLAIFLIVVFGMVILSVKPAQTQEPVTLNLLMTAPDAEPWKKGIVKDFEVENPGIRINIIEGPNATDLLENMYTSAFILGDSPYDLINMDVIWTPKFAAAGWLLDLTDKITKQELAAFSQKDVEGRRYKGKLYAVPMRSDVGMLYYRKDLLKEAGFNPPESFDDLVKISQSLQEKTNVNWGYVWQGKQYEGLAAMFVEILEGFGGYWVNPDTLEVGLDKPQTIEAIEFLKNTIKPTEISPAGVTTYQEEETRQIFQNGESVFLRNWPYVWPLANKESSPVDGKIAIKPMVHTKNGSSGACLGGWALGISKSSKHPEEAWKAIKYFTSEAAQRKFILEAGFVPSRRSLFTDPQIVAKYPHYPELLKVVDKAVLRPPIAQYAQVSDILQRYLSAALTNRITPEVAMKNAASETRQLLGR; this is encoded by the coding sequence ATGTTGGATTTAGAAGCGATCAACCAATTCAGAAAAGTATTGCAAAAACTTAGATTTAGAGTTTTGGCAATATTCCTTATTGTTGTGTTTGGGATGGTGATTTTATCGGTAAAGCCAGCCCAGACGCAAGAGCCGGTAACGTTAAATTTACTGATGACAGCCCCCGATGCCGAGCCTTGGAAGAAGGGGATAGTTAAGGATTTTGAAGTAGAAAATCCCGGTATTCGTATCAATATTATTGAAGGGCCGAATGCTACAGATTTATTAGAAAATATGTATACTTCTGCCTTTATATTGGGGGATTCTCCTTATGACTTAATTAATATGGATGTCATTTGGACACCAAAATTTGCCGCTGCTGGTTGGCTATTGGACTTGACAGATAAAATTACGAAACAAGAATTAGCAGCATTTTCACAAAAGGATGTAGAAGGGCGACGTTACAAAGGTAAACTATATGCGGTTCCCATGCGTAGCGATGTGGGAATGCTTTATTACCGAAAAGATTTACTCAAAGAAGCTGGATTTAATCCTCCAGAAAGCTTCGATGATTTAGTCAAAATATCCCAAAGTTTACAAGAAAAAACCAACGTCAATTGGGGTTATGTTTGGCAGGGAAAGCAATACGAAGGATTAGCCGCGATGTTTGTGGAAATCCTTGAAGGTTTTGGTGGTTATTGGGTTAACCCCGATACCTTAGAAGTAGGTTTAGATAAACCACAAACAATAGAAGCAATTGAATTTCTGAAAAATACCATTAAACCAACAGAAATTTCTCCTGCGGGAGTAACTACATATCAAGAAGAAGAAACAAGACAAATATTTCAAAATGGGGAATCAGTCTTTTTAAGAAATTGGCCTTATGTTTGGCCTCTCGCAAACAAAGAATCTTCACCTGTTGACGGTAAAATTGCTATCAAGCCGATGGTACATACCAAAAATGGCAGTAGCGGAGCTTGTTTGGGAGGTTGGGCTTTAGGAATATCCAAATCTAGCAAACATCCCGAAGAAGCTTGGAAAGCAATCAAGTATTTTACTTCCGAAGCAGCACAGCGAAAATTTATCTTAGAAGCCGGTTTTGTACCCAGTCGGCGATCGCTATTTACAGATCCACAAATTGTCGCAAAATATCCCCATTATCCTGAATTATTGAAAGTCGTAGATAAAGCGGTATTGCGTCCACCCATTGCTCAATACGCTCAAGTATCCGACATTTTGCAACGCTATCTTTCCGCCGCGTTGACAAATCGAATCACTCCCGAAGTCGCGATGAAAAATGCAGCATCCGAAACTCGTCAGTTATTAGGGAGATAA
- a CDS encoding diguanylate cyclase domain-containing protein has translation MSNLKIFLNEDKPNQNCSIKKNLQKFWSRVLKVNDAVEKLITKVVKNIQSLTLVDIFLMKKCNGGIVVIVQRYHLDSVLHLTKIWEITKKINKYVAHFYKPFITRDSHMASKMATFKHQLSRGFQQQTQYFNVVINSMGCGVIVTDVNSCIESINPVAEELTGWSKNEAIGKKLLEVFLLKDADTEEEIDNLAARAMNRGEILNLPENCKLVAKNGSEISIGDTVSPVRGEDGEILGAVLVFQDISKRKKREAELIHNAFHDSITGLPNRILFLDRLTQSFERSKRRKNYSFAVLFVDLDGFKKINDKFGHGMGDKLLIDISQLLECCLRRGDTVARLGGDEFAILLEDIEDVADGVNVAKRIQEKLETPFDINERKILITASIGIALSNRTHHEPLNLLDDADKAMYQAKKQGKAGYRVFEAES, from the coding sequence ATGAGCAACCTAAAAATTTTCCTTAATGAAGATAAACCAAACCAGAATTGTTCCATTAAGAAAAATTTACAAAAGTTTTGGAGCCGCGTTCTGAAAGTTAATGATGCGGTTGAAAAGTTAATTACAAAGGTTGTAAAAAATATTCAAAGTTTGACTTTGGTTGATATTTTTTTGATGAAAAAATGCAATGGAGGAATAGTAGTCATCGTTCAGAGATACCATTTAGATTCTGTACTGCATTTGACAAAAATTTGGGAAATTACGAAAAAAATTAATAAATATGTTGCCCACTTTTATAAACCTTTTATAACAAGAGACTCGCATATGGCTAGTAAAATGGCTACCTTCAAGCATCAATTAAGTAGAGGATTCCAACAACAAACACAATACTTCAACGTAGTTATTAATAGTATGGGGTGTGGGGTAATTGTCACAGATGTTAATAGTTGTATCGAAAGTATTAATCCTGTCGCAGAAGAACTAACTGGCTGGTCAAAAAATGAAGCTATTGGTAAAAAATTGTTAGAAGTTTTTCTTCTCAAAGATGCCGATACAGAGGAAGAAATCGACAATTTAGCTGCACGTGCAATGAATAGGGGTGAAATTTTGAATTTGCCAGAAAACTGTAAGCTAGTAGCTAAAAATGGTAGCGAAATATCAATTGGTGATACTGTCTCACCCGTGCGCGGTGAAGATGGGGAAATTTTAGGTGCCGTGTTGGTATTTCAGGATATCAGCAAACGAAAAAAGAGAGAAGCAGAACTCATACACAATGCTTTTCATGATTCTATAACGGGGTTACCTAATAGAATTTTGTTTCTCGATAGACTTACACAGTCTTTTGAACGTAGTAAACGTAGAAAGAATTATAGCTTTGCTGTTTTGTTCGTGGATTTAGATGGTTTCAAGAAGATTAACGATAAATTTGGTCATGGGATGGGAGATAAATTGCTGATAGATATAAGCCAACTTTTGGAGTGCTGCTTGCGCCGTGGAGATACTGTAGCCAGATTAGGCGGTGATGAATTTGCCATTCTCTTAGAAGACATTGAAGATGTTGCCGATGGTGTTAATGTTGCTAAACGCATTCAAGAGAAGTTGGAAACGCCTTTTGATATTAATGAGCGTAAGATTTTAATCACAGCCAGTATTGGTATTGCTTTGAGCAATCGAACACACCACGAACCCCTGAACTTGTTAGATGATGCAGACAAGGCAATGTACCAAGCTAAAAAACAAGGTAAAGCTGGATATAGAGTGTTTGAGGCAGAATCGTAA
- the folB gene encoding dihydroneopterin aldolase: MDCIYLTGIRAYGYTGYLKEEQVLGQWFEVDVKLWLDLSISAQTDAIQDTIDYRSVISLVQEKIKTSKFALVERLTGSIADSILQKCDLVKQVQVILSKPAAPIPDFGGKITIELIRNK; encoded by the coding sequence ATGGACTGTATCTATTTAACAGGAATTCGCGCTTACGGTTACACTGGCTATCTAAAAGAAGAACAAGTATTAGGACAATGGTTTGAGGTGGATGTAAAGCTATGGTTGGATTTAAGTATATCTGCTCAAACTGACGCGATTCAAGATACTATCGATTACCGTAGCGTCATTAGTTTAGTACAAGAAAAAATTAAAACCTCAAAGTTTGCTTTGGTTGAGCGTCTTACGGGTAGTATTGCAGATTCTATTTTACAAAAATGCGATTTGGTAAAGCAAGTTCAAGTGATATTGAGTAAACCTGCTGCACCAATTCCAGATTTTGGCGGCAAAATTACCATTGAACTAATTAGAAACAAATAG
- the menD gene encoding 2-succinyl-5-enolpyruvyl-6-hydroxy-3-cyclohexene-1-carboxylic-acid synthase: MPIEFRNINEVWASIFTETLKRLGLTCAVICPGSRSTPLTVAFARSQPDIEVIPILDERSAAFFALGRAKATGLPVAVVCTSGTAGVNFYSAVVEANYSRVPLLLLTADRPAELRNCHSGQTIDQLKLFANYPNWQAELAIPSITTEMLAYLRQTTIYAFEQTLYPVSGPVHLNIPFRDPLPPIRDKNYFNKENLESLQSNFSSEDFFAAVTNKYQQKLIHSSFAIPQKWLETKRGIIIAGVAQPQKPSKYCSAIAQLAQNLKFPVLAEGLSPVRNHASLNPYIISTYDLILRSQNLATELHPEVVIQIGEMPTSKILRQWLNDNNPLRWIIEPSNQNIDALHGRVVHLRMNVEDLAWADKGKSRQGDNYLQIWLSAENQVRENIDKTLAQKQELFEGKAAWLLSQVLPPETPLFISNSMPVRDVEFFWKPNNLGIKPFFNRGANGIDGTLSTALGIAHRQQSSVMLTGDLALLHDTNGFLSRNKFIGHLTIVLINNNGGGIFEMLPISEFEPPFEELFATPQDIDFAQLCKTYGVEHELITSWAELSKKLNPLPTKGIRVLEIRTNRKADAKWRKENLAKMANAG; this comes from the coding sequence ATGCCGATTGAATTTAGAAATATTAACGAAGTTTGGGCTTCTATATTTACTGAAACACTTAAACGATTGGGTTTGACTTGTGCTGTAATTTGTCCGGGTTCTCGTTCGACTCCTTTGACAGTTGCTTTTGCTCGTTCTCAACCAGATATAGAAGTTATTCCGATTCTTGATGAACGTTCGGCAGCTTTTTTCGCTTTGGGTAGAGCCAAAGCGACTGGATTACCCGTTGCTGTAGTTTGCACTTCCGGTACGGCTGGAGTAAATTTTTATTCCGCAGTTGTGGAAGCAAATTATAGCCGCGTACCTTTACTATTATTAACTGCCGATAGACCGGCAGAATTGCGTAATTGCCATTCGGGGCAAACCATCGATCAGTTGAAACTATTTGCTAATTATCCTAATTGGCAAGCAGAATTAGCAATCCCTAGCATAACCACAGAAATGTTGGCTTATTTGCGCCAAACTACAATATACGCATTTGAACAAACGCTTTATCCCGTTTCTGGCCCAGTACATTTAAATATACCTTTTCGCGACCCTCTTCCACCAATCAGGGATAAAAATTATTTTAATAAAGAAAATTTGGAATCATTACAATCAAACTTTAGCTCAGAAGATTTTTTTGCCGCAGTTACAAATAAATATCAACAAAAATTGATTCATTCTTCTTTCGCAATTCCTCAGAAATGGCTGGAAACGAAACGAGGAATTATCATTGCTGGAGTTGCTCAACCCCAAAAACCATCGAAGTATTGTAGTGCGATCGCGCAACTTGCCCAAAATTTAAAATTTCCAGTTTTGGCAGAGGGATTATCACCAGTTAGAAATCATGCTTCACTCAACCCCTATATAATTTCTACCTACGATTTAATTTTAAGAAGTCAAAATTTAGCAACTGAGTTACATCCAGAAGTCGTAATTCAAATCGGCGAAATGCCTACTAGCAAAATACTGCGTCAATGGTTGAACGATAATAATCCTCTCCGCTGGATAATTGAACCCTCAAATCAAAATATTGATGCTTTACATGGAAGAGTGGTTCATTTGCGGATGAATGTTGAAGATTTGGCATGGGCAGACAAGGGGAAAAGTAGACAAGGAGATAATTATCTTCAAATATGGTTAAGTGCTGAAAATCAGGTAAGAGAAAATATTGATAAAACTTTGGCGCAAAAGCAAGAGTTATTTGAAGGTAAAGCCGCTTGGTTACTTTCTCAGGTTTTACCACCCGAAACGCCTTTGTTTATATCTAATAGTATGCCGGTAAGGGATGTTGAATTTTTCTGGAAACCGAATAATTTAGGAATCAAACCATTTTTCAATCGTGGTGCAAACGGTATTGATGGCACTTTGTCAACTGCTTTAGGAATAGCTCATCGTCAACAAAGCAGCGTCATGTTAACGGGTGACTTGGCATTATTGCACGATACTAACGGCTTTTTAAGCAGAAATAAGTTTATCGGACATTTAACGATAGTATTAATTAATAATAATGGCGGTGGAATTTTTGAAATGCTGCCAATATCAGAATTTGAACCACCCTTTGAAGAGTTGTTTGCAACTCCCCAGGATATAGACTTTGCTCAATTGTGTAAAACTTACGGTGTCGAACACGAGTTAATTACTTCTTGGGCAGAGTTAAGTAAAAAATTAAATCCATTACCAACTAAAGGAATTCGGGTTTTAGAAATACGCACTAATCGTAAAGCAGATGCGAAATGGCGTAAAGAGAATTTGGCAAAGATGGCGAACGCGGGTTAA
- a CDS encoding sodium:solute symporter family protein — protein MITYLFIGAYLLLSLGVGIATLKTQNNTPQEYFLASRKIGSIVLFFTLIATNFSAFAFLGFAGAGYRVGISYYPMMGFGTAFVGVSFYLIGYKVWLLGKEKGFITPSELIAERLGSQTLKLIFLAVMVIFTLPYLTLQPIGGGYLLENLTNGQIPYFAGAILLTFVVVIYVFMGGMRSVALTDVLQGILMFVLMIVALLTIANSLGGITEANRTAYEQLPELFSRQGVDKFFTKSKWFSYMVLWILSLPMFPQMFMRFYIPKTATPLKVSAILYPLITTAMFICPVLIGVWGHIPFPNLTGKVTDQVLPMMLAEYTPVWIASFVMVGALAALMSTLDSQLLALSTMLTRDVYISYFRPNATLGEQTLVGRILIVILAIVGLIIAYNPPATFTAIATQAFTGFAVLFPTVIAALYGRNINPLSCIISILVGEAALIGFALNIIPASFTFGFLPVVPIVFVSGLIIVLGNVNLGQKIKVRD, from the coding sequence ATGATTACCTATCTATTCATTGGAGCATATTTACTATTGAGTTTGGGTGTAGGAATCGCTACTCTTAAAACACAAAATAATACACCTCAAGAATATTTCCTTGCTAGCCGTAAAATTGGCAGTATTGTTTTATTCTTCACGCTGATTGCGACTAACTTTAGTGCTTTTGCTTTTTTAGGATTTGCTGGTGCTGGTTATCGTGTAGGTATTAGCTATTATCCGATGATGGGATTTGGAACGGCGTTTGTAGGTGTGTCGTTTTATTTAATTGGTTACAAAGTCTGGCTTTTAGGTAAAGAAAAAGGTTTTATTACTCCCTCGGAATTAATTGCCGAACGTTTGGGAAGTCAAACTCTTAAACTAATATTTCTGGCGGTAATGGTGATTTTTACATTGCCTTATTTAACTTTGCAGCCTATTGGTGGGGGATATCTTTTAGAAAATTTAACTAATGGACAAATTCCTTACTTTGCCGGAGCAATACTTTTGACATTTGTGGTTGTCATTTATGTCTTTATGGGTGGAATGCGAAGCGTTGCATTAACTGATGTTTTGCAAGGTATTTTAATGTTTGTATTGATGATTGTAGCCCTATTAACTATTGCTAATAGTTTGGGAGGAATTACGGAGGCTAACCGCACTGCTTACGAACAATTACCAGAACTTTTTTCCCGACAGGGTGTAGATAAATTTTTCACTAAATCGAAGTGGTTTAGCTATATGGTTTTGTGGATTCTCAGTTTACCGATGTTTCCCCAAATGTTTATGCGGTTTTATATTCCTAAAACAGCCACTCCTTTAAAAGTATCTGCAATTTTATATCCTTTAATAACCACAGCAATGTTCATTTGTCCGGTATTAATTGGTGTTTGGGGGCATATTCCCTTTCCTAATTTAACAGGAAAAGTTACAGACCAGGTTTTACCGATGATGTTGGCAGAATATACACCCGTTTGGATAGCTTCTTTTGTGATGGTAGGAGCATTAGCAGCTTTGATGTCAACATTGGATTCGCAACTTTTAGCATTAAGTACGATGTTGACAAGAGATGTATATATATCTTATTTTCGTCCGAATGCAACTCTAGGCGAACAAACTTTGGTTGGTAGGATATTGATTGTGATTTTGGCAATTGTTGGTTTAATTATTGCTTATAATCCACCTGCAACATTTACTGCGATCGCAACTCAAGCTTTTACTGGTTTCGCTGTTTTATTTCCTACGGTTATTGCTGCTTTGTATGGTAGAAATATTAATCCCCTTAGCTGTATTATTTCTATTCTTGTAGGGGAAGCAGCATTAATCGGTTTTGCGTTAAATATAATTCCAGCAAGTTTTACTTTTGGTTTTTTACCAGTTGTGCCGATAGTTTTTGTTTCGGGGTTAATTATTGTTTTAGGAAACGTGAATTTAGGGCAAAAGATAAAAGTTAGAGATTAA
- a CDS encoding SET domain-containing protein-lysine N-methyltransferase, with amino-acid sequence MKDGFELRNVGGKGEGMFATRAFKPGETVMVGRFEKMLDENHSHASQIGQNKFALHAGLISKVNHSCNPNCGIQINETGAHDFVAMKDISVEEELSFDYAMRNYTVNYFPPKCMCGSKDCRGRITGWKDLPATKKKQYEGFVAPYLLELDINNQKYVSN; translated from the coding sequence ATGAAAGATGGTTTTGAATTAAGAAATGTTGGTGGTAAAGGAGAAGGAATGTTTGCTACCCGAGCATTTAAGCCTGGTGAGACAGTGATGGTTGGTAGATTTGAAAAAATGTTAGATGAAAATCATTCTCATGCCTCACAAATAGGTCAAAATAAATTTGCTCTCCATGCAGGGTTGATATCTAAAGTAAACCATTCTTGCAATCCTAATTGTGGCATCCAAATCAATGAAACAGGTGCTCATGATTTTGTTGCAATGAAAGACATTAGTGTGGAAGAAGAATTAAGTTTTGATTATGCGATGAGAAACTATACTGTTAATTATTTTCCACCCAAATGTATGTGTGGCTCAAAAGACTGTAGGGGAAGAATCACTGGTTGGAAAGATTTACCAGCGACTAAGAAGAAACAGTATGAGGGCTTTGTCGCTCCTTACCTTCTTGAACTTGACATAAATAATCAAAAATACGTCTCTAATTAA
- the menB gene encoding 1,4-dihydroxy-2-naphthoyl-CoA synthase: MQINWQTAKTYEDILYDKADGIAKITINRPHKRNAFRPKTVFELYQAFCDAREDSTIGVVLFTGAGPHTDGKYAFCSGGDQSVRGKAGYVDDDGIPRLNVLDLQRLIRSMPKVVIALVAGYAIGGGHVLHLICDLTIAADNAVFGQTGPKVGSFDGGFGASYLARCVGQKKAREIWFLCRQYSAQQALDMGLVNTVVPVEQLEAEGIQWAQEILEKSPIAIRCLKAAFNADCDGQAGLQELAGNATLLYYMTEEGSEGKQAFLEKRKPDFRQYPWLP, from the coding sequence ATGCAAATCAACTGGCAAACCGCCAAAACCTACGAAGATATTCTTTACGATAAAGCCGATGGTATTGCGAAAATCACCATCAACCGTCCCCACAAACGCAATGCTTTTCGTCCTAAAACTGTTTTTGAACTTTACCAAGCTTTTTGCGATGCCCGCGAAGATTCTACTATCGGCGTAGTATTGTTTACTGGCGCGGGACCTCATACTGACGGTAAATATGCGTTTTGCTCTGGTGGCGACCAAAGCGTGCGCGGGAAAGCCGGATATGTGGATGATGATGGCATTCCCCGTTTAAATGTATTGGATTTACAGCGTTTGATTCGTTCCATGCCCAAAGTCGTAATTGCTTTGGTTGCAGGTTACGCAATTGGGGGAGGGCACGTTTTACATTTAATTTGTGACTTGACAATTGCCGCCGACAATGCGGTATTCGGACAAACCGGGCCAAAAGTTGGCAGCTTTGACGGTGGTTTTGGTGCAAGTTATTTAGCCCGCTGCGTCGGACAAAAAAAAGCTCGCGAAATCTGGTTTTTGTGTCGTCAGTACAGCGCTCAACAAGCTTTAGATATGGGTTTAGTAAATACTGTGGTACCTGTAGAGCAATTAGAAGCTGAAGGTATTCAATGGGCACAAGAGATTTTAGAAAAAAGCCCGATTGCAATTCGCTGTTTGAAAGCGGCTTTTAATGCTGACTGTGACGGACAAGCGGGTTTACAAGAACTTGCTGGCAATGCCACTTTACTTTATTACATGACGGAAGAAGGAAGTGAAGGAAAGCAGGCATTCTTAGAAAAGCGTAAGCCAGATTTTCGTCAATATCCTTGGTTGCCGTGA
- a CDS encoding DUF721 domain-containing protein — protein MSFESVPDILEQLQIEFLYKQQPIQRLLDCWQEVVGEVVATHTQPVSIERGILWVATSSAVWAQNLTFERQKFLKKLNLILPTPLVDIRFSTARWQPTKKKSFRQLNISSTEHPSYLGNNFNQITNRQSQPKNSNTAFANWSQTIKTRHSHLPACPNCESPTPQGELERWGVCSICAARSF, from the coding sequence ATGTCATTTGAATCAGTTCCAGATATTTTAGAGCAGCTACAAATTGAATTTTTATATAAGCAACAACCTATACAACGCTTACTTGACTGTTGGCAAGAAGTTGTGGGAGAAGTCGTTGCTACTCACACTCAGCCTGTCTCTATTGAAAGGGGTATTTTATGGGTGGCAACTTCGAGTGCTGTTTGGGCGCAGAACCTGACTTTTGAGCGTCAAAAATTTCTGAAAAAGCTAAATCTAATATTACCAACTCCCTTAGTAGATATACGCTTTTCTACCGCTCGTTGGCAGCCTACCAAAAAAAAATCTTTTCGGCAACTAAATATTTCATCTACGGAGCATCCCAGCTATTTAGGAAACAACTTCAATCAAATAACCAATCGTCAATCCCAACCCAAAAACTCCAATACTGCTTTTGCGAATTGGTCACAAACAATAAAAACGCGACACTCGCATTTACCCGCTTGTCCCAACTGCGAGTCTCCCACTCCTCAAGGTGAATTAGAACGCTGGGGTGTTTGTTCGATTTGCGCCGCTAGGTCTTTTTGA
- a CDS encoding PspA/IM30 family protein, with protein MGLIERVLRLFRSNVNDWTAKREDPEKILEQTLYEMQENLVRMRQGVAQAIATQKRTERQAAQAQSTSEEWYRRAQMALQQGNEALAREALTKRKAYEQTATALLEQIGQQKTLVAKLKKDMQSLELKISEAKTKKDMYIARARSAEASLRLQEMLGEVGDTSSLKAFEKMEDKLLELEAKQEAIAISGTDELEDKFASLTEGDDVDAELSAMKAQLPQSKQSPQQPPSS; from the coding sequence ATGGGGCTGATTGAGCGCGTCTTGCGCTTATTTCGTTCAAATGTGAATGATTGGACGGCAAAACGGGAAGATCCAGAGAAAATTCTGGAACAAACCCTTTATGAAATGCAGGAAAATTTGGTGCGGATGCGACAAGGAGTAGCGCAGGCGATCGCTACTCAAAAACGTACCGAAAGACAAGCGGCTCAGGCTCAGTCAACATCAGAAGAGTGGTATCGTCGCGCCCAAATGGCTTTGCAACAAGGTAACGAGGCTTTAGCGCGAGAAGCCCTGACGAAACGTAAAGCTTACGAACAAACTGCAACTGCGCTCTTAGAACAAATTGGGCAACAAAAAACTTTAGTCGCTAAACTTAAAAAAGATATGCAGTCTTTAGAGCTAAAAATCTCTGAGGCTAAAACTAAAAAAGATATGTATATTGCTCGCGCTCGTTCGGCTGAAGCTTCTTTGCGACTTCAAGAAATGCTTGGTGAAGTTGGCGATACCAGCTCGCTAAAAGCTTTTGAGAAAATGGAAGACAAACTTTTAGAACTAGAAGCGAAACAAGAAGCAATTGCAATATCCGGTACGGACGAATTAGAAGATAAATTTGCAAGCTTGACTGAAGGTGATGATGTAGATGCCGAACTTTCGGCAATGAAAGCACAACTTCCCCAGAGTAAGCAAAGTCCGCAGCAGCCTCCCAGTAGTTAG
- a CDS encoding PspA/IM30 family protein — MGLFDRVRRVVSANLNDLVSKAEDPEKILEQAILEMQEDLVRLRQGVAQAIAAQKRTEKQYNDANTELNKWQRNAMLALQKGDENLARQALERKKSFTESAGTLKVSLDQQSAQVENLKRNLIQLESKISEAKTKKEMLKARVTAAKAQEQLEGMVRGMNSSSAMAAFERMEEKVMMQEARAQSAAELAGSDLESQFAQLESSSGVDDELAALKAQMALPGEAAASQPQLPQQTDTNQASQKKNSEPVDSELESLRKELDNM; from the coding sequence ATGGGATTATTCGATCGTGTAAGACGAGTAGTAAGCGCAAACCTCAACGACTTAGTCAGCAAAGCTGAAGATCCAGAAAAAATACTAGAACAAGCCATTCTTGAAATGCAAGAAGACTTGGTTCGATTGCGTCAGGGTGTTGCTCAAGCAATTGCTGCTCAAAAACGTACAGAAAAGCAATATAACGATGCTAATACTGAACTGAATAAATGGCAGCGCAATGCAATGCTGGCGCTACAAAAAGGTGATGAAAACTTAGCTCGTCAAGCATTAGAGCGTAAAAAATCTTTTACTGAGTCTGCTGGCACTCTTAAAGTAAGTTTAGACCAACAAAGCGCTCAAGTTGAAAATCTCAAGCGTAATTTAATCCAGTTAGAGAGCAAAATTTCTGAAGCAAAAACCAAGAAAGAAATGCTCAAAGCAAGGGTTACGGCTGCCAAAGCACAAGAGCAACTTGAAGGAATGGTGCGCGGCATGAACAGCAGCAGTGCAATGGCTGCATTTGAGCGCATGGAAGAAAAAGTCATGATGCAAGAAGCACGCGCTCAATCCGCAGCAGAGTTAGCTGGTTCGGACTTAGAAAGTCAATTTGCACAGCTCGAATCTAGCAGCGGTGTAGATGATGAATTAGCTGCCTTAAAAGCACAAATGGCTCTACCAGGAGAAGCCGCAGCCAGCCAACCCCAGCTACCGCAACAAACTGACACCAATCAAGCTAGTCAGAAGAAAAATAGCGAACCAGTAGATTCCGAATTGGAATCGCTACGCAAAGAGTTAGACAATATGTAA